Sequence from the Gracilinanus agilis isolate LMUSP501 chromosome 6, AgileGrace, whole genome shotgun sequence genome:
AAGTATATGTGGGGTATTATGgtgacataagaaatgaaagGCCAATTAAaacttgaaaacattttaaaaattagattggaAAAGTAAACTACCCTGAGGATTGGCAGTTGAGAGCAGCCCCCAAGCCCTAAGAGTCCCCTTGCCAGATGGAGACCTCAGTCACGGGGAGCCCATTCCACTTGGGCCAGCCCTCATGGTTAAACTTTTCCTGACAGAGAAGCTAAATTTGCCTGTGAAACCTCCATCCATCAGCCCCTTGTGGGCTTAGGCAGAACAAATAGGATCCCTCTTTGCCATGAAAGCCCTTCAGGGATCCCAGCCTTCCCCTTGCCATCCATCCATCACCCTTTCTACAGGCTAACAGCAGTCTCCATCTGGCATGAACCTAAGGCCCTTCTCTGTCCCAAAGGGGCCTTTAGGAGGCCCTCTGGCTTATTGGCACCTCTCCAAATGTTGTCTCGATGTGGGCCCCAAGGAGGGAACTGAAATAGGGCCAAGGGCTGGAAATGATTTGACGTGAAATGCTCCCTAGTCCCTGCAGGGGCTCCAGGGGAGCCTTCCAGAGGGGGCTGCATTCCCCCCACGCCAAGGGGAAGTGGTGACACTAAGGGGTCCTGGGCCTGTCTCTGGACCAGCTGCCCTACAGTGCTGTGACTGGAAGAAGCAGACAACTTGGGCCAATTACATGCTGTGGCAGAAAGCTCTGTGGGATGGCAAAGATGGCGCTGTGTCATGGATGCCTGTGGGAtccttctctgggaagggaagacCACCCCCCTTCTGTAGGATGCCTTTCCCTGGTCCCCTCCGAGGCTCCCCCTTTGCACGCTATAAATAATCTTGCCCAAAAGTGCCATTTAGCACGAACTCCTGGAGGATCCCCACACTCAGCCCCTCAGGTCCTGATGCTGTTGGCTGAGGTTGAGGCAGGACCCCCGGGACTTGGGCCCCTCTAAGCAGCACACACAAGCCCAGGAGCAGCCCCTTCCAGTAAGGAGTCACCTAttgtgggaaggggaaggatgagACTGGAGCTGGAAAGCACAGGAAACCCCTGAATGACAAGAGGGAGCAGAGGATCATTTTAGGGGGCCCCCCTTTGCCAGATCTCTTTATTGTGGGTGGGTGGGCAGCACCCTAGGCTCATTTTGCACGGCTGCTGCCACTCTCACCAGCCCTGCTTCCCGGGGAGGAGCAGGGCTCTTTCTCTTCCACGTTCAGCACGGTATCTGTACCGAGGCCACTGTCTTCTAGGGTCTGGTCTTCTGCCACTTCCAAAGGTCTTCTGGGAAAGGAAGTGGAGAGGGCGTAGGTGGAGCTGGGATAGCCAGCTTTCGTCATCCAGTCCAACAGTACCTAGAAGACAAAAAGTCCGGCGAGTGGGTCCCTGGTGAGGATTCCCTTCGCAGAGAACCCCCCAGCCCGGGCTTCCACAAGGGAAAGCAGCAGAGGCTCTAGATGGCGTGAGCTGGAGAAGCTATAGGTCACGGACTCGACCTGAAGATCACACACCTCATTTCCCAAGTATTTCCTAAACGATTTCAATACTGAACTCAACACTGGCTACATCACCAGACTGACTGCCCGAGAGGGAGGAAGCCCATTGTTAtcccactccctcattttacagagaagatggaagaagttCACCTAAATCTGTTACCTGTGAATCTATCCCATAAGGCACCAATAGGAGCTGAGAATACAGAAACCAGAGGGTTTTTACTCCCAGGCTGACCGTAGAACCAACGGATGAGTTAAAATGAGGGCTGTGGGGGCCAGCGGGGAGAGGGCTGCCTAGTCCCCCGGGGTTCCCATGAGTCTTCTAGGCCAAGCAGTGAAGGAGAGAAGGGCTGAGAGAGCCAGGAAATGAGGCAGAAATGAGGCTGATGGGGTGGTGGGCCCCAGGCTGGGGCTCAGCCCTGGGGAAGCCTCTCCCTGCCTGGAAGCAGACAGTCTTCCAGCAGGGCCGTGCTCTCACCGACGTGACCAAACCCCCCTAGAAAGCCCCCTGGGACTCACCTGGGAGCGGCACCACTTGTAAAACCTGCGCCGGAGCACCTGCCCATCAGGACAGCGGAGAGCAACTGCCACCACCTGCGACAGAGACCTGGGTCACCGGCAGCCTCTCCCGCCTGCCCCACCTACGGCTGGCCTTCCCCCAAGCTGGCAGGGCGGGCCCTTGAGGTCATGCCCAATGGAGCTTGTGTTTCATTATCAGGGAGGCTTTGAGGTCGCAGCCGGGTTCTGGCAGCCTCTGGCTCGCCATCACCCGGGAGGGCCTAGCTCGGtgggcaaacctatgacacacgtgtcatgcTGAgcatgaaacatttgctgtagtgtagtgtagacaccaCTATAGATGGCAATTCTACCCATGTTCATTTACCTATTTGGGGTTATTAAATACAGTTCTATATTacagttatacatttttgttatttaaactatttgaaattatggcttttttctcgaagtgacacaccacccgagttaggCTCGGTTTTtgggcgaattttgacacaccaagctccaAAGGTGGCCCATCCCTGGCCTAGGACATGCTCAGTGAATGGAGGCGGAGATGGCTGGAAGTAAGCCCAGGCAGGAGCCCCAACACTAGCGGCAGAACAGGGCGCCCCATAGCATTAACACCAGTCCCCCTTCCTCTTGGAGCTCATTGTCTCTGCACTCCCACTCCCTGCCCGCTCCCCCTCTGCCCCAGTCTGTGCCCGCCCATCCTCCAGGGACCAAGgccattctccttcccttcccaaggCCTGCTAAGTTGGGTAAGGAGCAAGCAGCACCAGCTGTGCCAGCCATTGTGCTGCTGGGCTGTAGAATCGAGGGCCACGTCCTGGGGCACTGGCCAAGGAGACCAAGAGACGCAGATGGGGGTGAGCTGGGAACAGCGGGTCGTGGTGGGGTCTTACACGAGTGTCTATGGGAGCCCCAGAGCAAACAGCCCATAGACCTCACACCCCATGGACACGGCCTGGCCTTGTAGTTCAGCGCCCCCAGAGCCCTTGCAGGAATGGCCATGACACAGAATGTGAGATGGTCCCAACAAAAGGAGCCGCCCCCACCATCACCACCCATTAGGTCAGGGGCTCCTGGCAAGCTTGGGTGTCCCTAAGAGCACTGTACAGGATAAGCTTTGATCATGCTTTAGCCATTCATTCCTTCATGTAGAGGGCGGCCCTTGAATGCGGAAAGAAACAAGGAATTCTGGCAGGTGGCAATGAGGCAGGCCGGTGTTCCAGGCAATGCAAATGCtaagaggtgggagatggagggCTGTGTCTGAGAAACAAGGAGGTCAGTATGGCTGGTATGTTCTGCATAAAGATGAGCCCCAGCTAACAAGgccagagagggaggggagggtcAGACTGCAGAGGATGGCCAGGAGAAAGGaccaaaggaaggaagagggggcagctgggtagctcagtggattgagagtcaggcctagagatgggaggtcccgggttcaaatctggactcagattcttcctaactgtgtgaccctgggcaagtcacttgacccccattgcccacccttaccactcttccacctaggagccaatacacagaagttaagggtttaaaaaaagatttaaaaataaaataaaataaaggaagatcTGTGAGGTGGTCAACTGGCCAGGCCTGAACACAAGGGGTGGTGACGTGAGACATCTGGGACGTTGAGTGACCACCCTGGGCACTGGCCAGGTAGAGGGGAGCCTGGGGAGTCTGGACATCAAGGGGTTCAGAAGGGGGTGCCACGTCAGACTCCTGTGCAAGCAGTGCCACCCCTCCAGTAGGATGGGGGGAGAGAGGCCCCACCTCACCGGCTCTCTCCCCGGCCAGGTTATCGCCAAGGCCTGCTGCCTGGCCCACCACGGGCCAGCCTCCATTCGGCCATCAGAGGGTCACCCCCTCACAGAGGACACGGGCTGTCCCAGGCCCTGGATGCCCCACCTCAGGGCTCAGTGAGCAGCAGAGCCAAGGGGTCGAAGGACTGCTAGTCCTGAGGGGCCGGCCTCTAGGCAAAGAGCCGCGTGTCCGGAGCCTGTGACCGGAGACGCTGAGCTGAGAAGAGCGCCGAGCCCGCCCCCCTCcccttcagaaaaggaaatacaaagctTACTTGGGCTGCTGTTTCGGGGGGTTCTTCAGGTAAAAGAAGGACCTGAGGGAGGAACAAAGGCTGCATTATAAAAAGGAAAGCGAGGGCCCCTCTGGCCGCAGCAGGGTCAAGTCCAGAAGAATCGCAGGGCCGTGGCCCGAGACGCTGGCTGGCCGGCTCCTGACCCACGATTCTGATTCACAAAGGTCTCGTGCCCAGGAGACGCCATAAGTTtacagagaaggggaagaggcgGCCCGTGCAGGGCCGGACAGCCCCCACCGCCCCAGCCTGCCATCCTGGGAGCCGGCGACACCTCGGGCCTCGGTCGGCACGAGGAGGAGGAGCTCGCCCCACGGAAGGCTCCCCGCTGCCGAGAAGGGGCTTGGCGCCACGCTGGCTGGGCCACCCCAGGCTCTCGCAGGTTTTGTTACGATGGAAAAGGCCTGGCCGCATCTCTGAGCAGACAGCAAAGGGCCATCACGGGCAGCAGCCAAGCCCCCTGGGCCATGAGGGCTTTCATCCTGGGACAGCAGGAGCAAATACCTCGGAGGcagtgggagggaggggagaacgGGGGGCTCCTTCCTCCAACCCAGAATGGCTCCCAGGGACTAGCCATCCGAGCCCCTGTCCTGAAATGGCAACGGAGTAAAGGGAAAGCCGCCGTCCCGTCCCAGAGGGCCCTGGAGGAGAGCACTCAGCACGCCTTGGAGCAGCAGGGAATCGCTCGCCTTGGGAGGCTGCCTTCAGGTTAGCCTGGAGCCCCGATTCTGGCGCATTCCTTAGCGGAAGAAAAGAAAGGGCCAGACCCGGGGAGGCAGAAGCCGGCGGTCCCTGGCCCTCATGGAAACCTGGGGTGGAGGGTGGACACGGGGGCCGTGTGAAGAGACTGGTGGGATGCCAAAGAGCTCACCAGCCACAATGTGAagaggttaagatggcggcaagGCCAGGGAGCAGAGGCTGCAGATGAGAGCCCGGCCCAGGCCCAACAAGCATCCAGAACTCTGGGCACACAGCTCTACACTGTGTGCCAACATCCTCAGGGCGCCGTCCCTCCAGGCTCCTAGGCTGAACATAAAACCAGCCACCACtcttcactggaaggtcaaagaCTACAGCGGAGGCCGAGCAGACGAGACTCACTGGAAAAGAGCCCGAGGCTGAGAGAGATGGAAGGCCAAAGGAGACAGGGGTGGCAGAGGACGAGGCCGATAGAGTCATGCCTGCCTTCCTCCAGACTCGGCCCTCTGCCGAAATCTTCCATCTCTGTCCAAGCTCACTGCTTCCTCCCTGCCTGCCCGGGATCCTGCCCTACGAGCCCTGAGAGATCCTGACCAGCAGCACACCCTGAGCTGCTCCATGCAGTGTGGAGAGCCAACTTAGGAGGAGCAGCCATTTCCACGGTTTGGAGGCACTTcttcctggtggtctccttggaGACGACCTTGCTTCTGTCTTTGCCTGGTCCTTCCCAATGTCTGTGGGGAGTGGGATGGGAGGTACCAACTACCAGGCTATGGGGGCTCCCCTTTGTTGGGAGGGAGGCTGCCCAGGACTCTCTCCTAGGAGGTTCTCATGGGCATTTCCGTCTAGGCTCAGTAGCCTTCTGCTAAACCTGGCAAACAAAGGGGTTCAATGCTTCCAGCTCTCAGCAAAGCCCCTTTGAGTCCCAGCAGCCACAATGATGCTACCTTCTTTGCCCTGGGCTGCTCAGGAGAGGCTGAAACACAGCCCCCATGCCCAGGCAGCTTCCTTCTCCTGGAGGCTTCCTTGTTCGGGGTGTCCCCAGATGCTCCATTTTCATTGTCAAGCGGTGGTTCTTCACGCTCCTGGTCAGGGAAACAGAACAATTGAGAGCTCTCTCTAGACTTTTCTCTTGTTCTCCATCCAACAGGAgcactctcttccttttctattcatgTCCCCAGCTTTAGGCATTCCacaagcacttaaaaaaaatgttttattttttccccattacatgtcaaaacaattttttaaatgttcattttaaaaaaaagtgtttagttccaaattctctcccttcctctgactcttccttcctcattctttctctgcCCTCCCCTCTACCTGAGACAGTAAgaaatctgataaagattttacatgtgccatcatgtaaaacatttttctatatttgtcattttgtgaaagagatctcaaatggaaaacagaagaaaatgaacatGTTTCAGTTTGTATTcagtctccatcagttccttcttagggcagatggtatttttcatcatgattgcCAGGGATTGCCTTGGATCACTGcactgctgagaataactaggtcattcccAGTTGTTCAttgcacaatattgctattactgcgcagtgttcttctggttctgcttacttcactttgcatcagttcattccataagaattcattatttttttattcattcatttatttatccatttactCCCTCATTCCATCAAAGGAGCTTcaatgtaaaatgtaaatgagAAGAGAGTGTAGCCTCAGGGGTGGAAAGCTGGGACTCCCTTCCATTCTCTCAGGAACCCGGAAGAAGGCCAGAGATGCTGGAGGTTAATTCATGTCTCTAAGAGGGCCTTCAGAAGGTGACAGCCCCGGCTCCATCCTAGAGCTAAGGTCATACTTTGTTACCTCCAAACAAAAGCCTTGTTCAACATTTCACCTGTTTACCTGTAGGCTGCTCAACCGTCACTTTTAAATACAAGAATCAGTGACCAAGAAAGACTCTAGGgcctatttttcagtcttttttggTAGAGTGTTGAGCAGAAAGCACAGGAATCATTTCATTAAGCAGAGGTTCCTTACCTCCACCTCCATGGGAACTCATTTAAAtgtgaaattcttttttaaggATGCACTTCCCCCTTAAGTCTAAAAATTCCCTGGGACAAGGTGGGACCTTcgtgagagagagaggaaggtactaggatcctcagtttcttcagatgGAGAACAAAGGGGCTGAGCCCTTCATGATCATCTG
This genomic interval carries:
- the UBXN8 gene encoding UBX domain-containing protein 8 isoform X1; protein product: MAARATWLLLTFPTVLLLCLQLRSAGLNPGWKDIFLFFGRGLLFLAILTLIISVTSPWLTSQAPSKVCLTVTEEENKRRQKQVREEQQEALCNQSSEYLKNVLKPRQEKKLRQKEKYFFQIMGETWKSTDGYKLGEREEPPLDNENGASGDTPNKEASRRRKLPGHGGCVSASPEQPRAKKVLLLPEEPPETAAQVVAVALRCPDGQVLRRRFYKWCRSQVLLDWMTKAGYPSSTYALSTSFPRRPLEVAEDQTLEDSGLGTDTVLNVEEKEPCSSPGSRAGESGSSRAK